Proteins from one Danaus plexippus chromosome 2, MEX_DaPlex, whole genome shotgun sequence genomic window:
- the LOC116779835 gene encoding metallophosphoesterase 1 isoform X2 yields the protein MFPRRSSTLKFFLISPVIVVLYCEWLVYLTQPFLWNELKCNHDNSCTKILFIADPQIQGEQAVPQPLSILFNWDSDRYLKSTFSVVVDHFKPDVLVYLGDLMDEGSMATKLEYHSYVKRLAYIFDLDYPIVQVWLPGDNDIGGENEPIKFDKITEFGKVFKQPSVIMYRNITFYKINSILYKVPQASDEPDMNVRIAVAHYPVLARAFYGRQVENAIHPDIYFCAHEHVSKYTKQNKNVETHFLSSWDSRLDVSLDDGFKYEIYVPTCSYRMGTSKIGYGAAVIVFIFQRTDK from the exons ATGTTTCCGCGTAGAAG ttctacattgaaattctttttaatttcaccGGTTATTGTAGTTTTGTATTGTGAATGGCTCGTGTATTTGACACAACCTTTTTTATGGAATGAGTTGAAGTGTAATCATGATAATTCCTGTacgaaaatcttatttattgcCGATCCACAAATACAAGGGGAACAGGCTGTTCCACAACCTCTTAGCATACTTTTTAACTGGGATAGCGACAG gtACTTGAAATCTACATTCTCAGTTGTTGTCGATCACTTCAAACCTGATGTATTGGTCTACCTTGGGGATCTTATGGATGAGGGATCAATGGCCACCAAACTAGAGTACCATAGCTATGTGAAGAGATTAGCTTATATATTCGACCTTGATTATCCTATCgtg CAAGTCTGGTTACCAGGAGACAATGACATCGGAGGTGAGAATGAGCCAATAAAGTTTGATAAGATAACTGAATTTGGTAAAGTGTTCAAACAGCCATCTGTGATAATGTACAGGAATATTACTTTCTATAAGATAAACTCTATTCTGTACAAAGTACCGCAGGCATCTGACGAGCCGGATATGAATGTGAGAATTGCTGTTGCACATTATCCAGTGCTAGCTAGGGCTTTTTATGGAAGACAG GTAGAAAATGCTATTCATCCAGATATTTATTTCTGCGCCCATGAGCATGTATCTAAATATAcgaagcaaaataaaaatgttgagaCGCACTTCTTGAGTTCATGGGATTCTCGACTGGATGTGTCATTAGATGACGGTTttaagtatgaaatatatgtccCGACCTGTTCATACAGAATGGGTACGAGTAAGATCGGATATGGAGCTGCGGTTATAG tctttatatttcagagaacagacaaataa
- the LOC116779835 gene encoding uncharacterized protein LOC116779835 isoform X1: MFPRRSSTLKFFLISPVIVVLYCEWLVYLTQPFLWNELKCNHDNSCTKILFIADPQIQGEQAVPQPLSILFNWDSDRYLKSTFSVVVDHFKPDVLVYLGDLMDEGSMATKLEYHSYVKRLAYIFDLDYPIVQVWLPGDNDIGGENEPIKFDKITEFGKVFKQPSVIMYRNITFYKINSILYKVPQASDEPDMNVRIAVAHYPVLARAFYGRQVENAIHPDIYFCAHEHVSKYTKQNKNVETHFLSSWDSRLDVSLDDGFKYEIYVPTCSYRMGTSKIGYGAAVIENRQIKYTVFWSPQRFPYLITYVVFLILFFIVSCCFGTRKLISRTTIPKGDVLLPLLNNAQ; this comes from the exons ATGTTTCCGCGTAGAAG ttctacattgaaattctttttaatttcaccGGTTATTGTAGTTTTGTATTGTGAATGGCTCGTGTATTTGACACAACCTTTTTTATGGAATGAGTTGAAGTGTAATCATGATAATTCCTGTacgaaaatcttatttattgcCGATCCACAAATACAAGGGGAACAGGCTGTTCCACAACCTCTTAGCATACTTTTTAACTGGGATAGCGACAG gtACTTGAAATCTACATTCTCAGTTGTTGTCGATCACTTCAAACCTGATGTATTGGTCTACCTTGGGGATCTTATGGATGAGGGATCAATGGCCACCAAACTAGAGTACCATAGCTATGTGAAGAGATTAGCTTATATATTCGACCTTGATTATCCTATCgtg CAAGTCTGGTTACCAGGAGACAATGACATCGGAGGTGAGAATGAGCCAATAAAGTTTGATAAGATAACTGAATTTGGTAAAGTGTTCAAACAGCCATCTGTGATAATGTACAGGAATATTACTTTCTATAAGATAAACTCTATTCTGTACAAAGTACCGCAGGCATCTGACGAGCCGGATATGAATGTGAGAATTGCTGTTGCACATTATCCAGTGCTAGCTAGGGCTTTTTATGGAAGACAG GTAGAAAATGCTATTCATCCAGATATTTATTTCTGCGCCCATGAGCATGTATCTAAATATAcgaagcaaaataaaaatgttgagaCGCACTTCTTGAGTTCATGGGATTCTCGACTGGATGTGTCATTAGATGACGGTTttaagtatgaaatatatgtccCGACCTGTTCATACAGAATGGGTACGAGTAAGATCGGATATGGAGCTGCGGTTATAG agaacagacaaataaaatacacagtGTTCTGGTCACCGCAGCGTTTCCCGTATCTGATAACTTATgttgtgtttttaatattgttcttTATTGTTTCTTGTTGTTTTGGTACCAGAAAACTGATCTCCAGAACAACTATACCCAAGGGTGATGTTCTACTACCTCTCTTAAATAATGCACAGTGA